The following are encoded in a window of Arthrobacter woluwensis genomic DNA:
- the secD gene encoding protein translocase subunit SecD: protein MAKTGPVRVARRTLLWLVALTLAMTAVVAGGALSGASSWTPKLALDLEGGTQMILAPRVEGSASVSSEQLNQAVEIIRQRVDGSGVSESEISTQGGRNVVVSMPGTPTKEERDLIQASADMNFRPVITAGAGTPVPEAQRTPASKLPKPTTPKDASDSAWITAPVLKEFEAMDCSTLDKGGVKRSDPTKPLVTCQPAANGQPAIKYVLGPVEVKGQDIVTSSYGLQQGRQGAVTNEWAVNIQFNDQGTKIFKDVTQRLNQFYVAGGGENGSDPRAQFAIVLDDKVLSAPRSLAVITDGRPQITGNFTEASAKALSDQLRYGALPISFEIQSQEQISATLGGEQLKMGLIAGLIGLLLVVVYSLFQYRALGFVTVASLVVAGVITYLAITLLGWAQNYRLSLAGVAGLIVAIGQTADSFIVYFERIRDELRDGRGLVAAVENGWRRAKRTILASKAVNLLAAVVLYFVAVGNVRGFAFTLGLTALADLLVVFLFTHPTLQLLAKTKFFGEGHRFSGLDPRNLGAVPLYRGAGRVRTPEDLVTAGAPVPAKNSRAQAEAERRLTIAERRRAEREQGTEAEDAGKEGK, encoded by the coding sequence ATGGCTAAGACCGGCCCCGTAAGGGTGGCGCGCAGAACGCTGCTCTGGCTTGTCGCTTTGACCCTTGCCATGACAGCAGTCGTGGCCGGGGGAGCGTTATCCGGCGCATCCAGCTGGACGCCCAAACTCGCCCTCGACCTCGAAGGCGGCACCCAGATGATCCTGGCGCCGCGTGTCGAGGGCAGCGCCTCGGTCAGCTCGGAGCAGCTCAACCAGGCGGTGGAGATCATCCGCCAGCGTGTGGACGGTTCCGGCGTCTCCGAATCGGAGATCAGCACACAGGGCGGCCGTAACGTGGTCGTCTCGATGCCGGGCACTCCGACCAAGGAGGAGCGCGACCTGATCCAGGCGTCGGCGGACATGAACTTCCGGCCGGTCATCACGGCGGGGGCCGGCACGCCGGTCCCCGAAGCGCAGCGCACCCCCGCCAGCAAGCTCCCGAAGCCCACGACGCCGAAGGACGCCAGCGACAGTGCCTGGATCACGGCGCCTGTGCTGAAGGAGTTCGAGGCGATGGACTGCTCGACCCTGGACAAGGGTGGCGTCAAGCGCTCCGATCCGACCAAGCCGCTGGTCACGTGCCAGCCGGCCGCGAACGGACAGCCTGCCATCAAGTACGTCCTCGGGCCGGTCGAGGTCAAGGGTCAGGACATCGTGACGTCCTCCTACGGTCTGCAGCAGGGCCGTCAGGGTGCCGTGACCAATGAGTGGGCCGTGAACATCCAGTTCAACGACCAGGGCACCAAGATCTTCAAGGACGTCACGCAGCGTCTGAACCAGTTCTACGTCGCGGGCGGCGGCGAGAACGGCAGCGATCCGCGCGCGCAGTTCGCGATCGTGCTGGACGACAAGGTGCTGTCCGCTCCGCGATCGCTGGCCGTCATCACCGATGGCCGTCCGCAGATCACGGGCAACTTCACCGAAGCCAGCGCCAAGGCCCTGTCGGACCAGCTCCGGTACGGCGCACTGCCGATCAGCTTCGAGATCCAGTCCCAGGAGCAGATCTCCGCGACCCTCGGTGGCGAGCAGCTCAAGATGGGTCTGATCGCAGGCCTCATCGGTCTGCTGCTGGTGGTCGTCTACTCGCTCTTCCAGTACCGGGCCCTCGGTTTCGTGACCGTGGCCTCCCTGGTCGTGGCGGGTGTCATCACGTACCTGGCGATCACCCTGCTGGGATGGGCGCAGAACTACCGCCTCTCGCTGGCCGGTGTGGCCGGTCTGATCGTGGCCATCGGCCAGACGGCGGACTCGTTCATCGTGTACTTCGAACGCATCCGTGATGAACTGCGTGACGGGCGTGGTCTGGTGGCCGCGGTGGAGAACGGCTGGCGCCGCGCCAAGCGCACCATCCTGGCATCCAAGGCCGTGAACCTCCTGGCCGCCGTCGTGCTGTACTTCGTGGCGGTGGGCAACGTGCGAGGCTTCGCCTTCACGCTCGGCCTCACGGCCCTCGCCGACCTTCTGGTCGTGTTCCTCTTCACGCACCCGACGCTGCAGCTGCTCGCCAAGACCAAGTTCTTCGGCGAAGGGCACCGGTTCTCCGGTCTGGACCCGCGGAACCTGGGCGCCGTGCCGCTGTACCGCGGCGCCGGCCGTGTCCGCACACCCGAGGATCTGGTGACCGCCGGCGCCCCGGTGCCGGCCAAGAACAGCCGTGCCCAGGCCGAAGCCGAACGCCGTCTGACCATCGCCGAACGCCGTCGTGCCGAGCGCGAGCAGGGCACTGAGGCGGAAGACGCCGGAAAGGAAGGCAAGTAG
- the yajC gene encoding preprotein translocase subunit YajC has product MLAALAVLMFFMMRRNKKTQQQQQQMQSKFAPGVDVMTSFGLFGTIRSIDEAENKVVLELSPGHLATVHRQAIAKVVEPAAAETAVPAEETVTEAQTAPAAELPETVKDDVAPGTAAETPEETLKRLNGDSK; this is encoded by the coding sequence ATGCTGGCCGCCCTGGCCGTCCTGATGTTCTTCATGATGCGCCGGAACAAGAAGACCCAGCAACAGCAGCAGCAGATGCAGTCCAAGTTCGCGCCGGGCGTCGACGTCATGACCAGCTTCGGCCTGTTCGGCACCATCCGCTCCATCGATGAAGCGGAGAACAAGGTCGTCCTGGAGCTTTCCCCCGGCCACCTGGCCACCGTGCACCGTCAGGCGATCGCGAAGGTCGTCGAGCCGGCCGCCGCTGAGACCGCCGTGCCGGCCGAGGAGACCGTGACCGAGGCGCAGACCGCCCCGGCCGCCGAGCTCCCCGAGACGGTCAAGGACGACGTCGCGCCCGGCACCGCCGCCGAGACGCCGGAAGAGACTCTCAAGCGCCTGAACGGCGACAGCAAGTAG